From a single Chlorogloeopsis sp. ULAP01 genomic region:
- the lysS gene encoding lysine--tRNA ligase, with product MSEEDIRATRLEKVEQLRQLGMNPYAYHWESTHQAAPLQEKFADLANGEEVDIEVAVAGRIMARRVFGKLAFFTLQDETGNIQLYLEKNRIQEGMADIDSDAFNHLKQLTDVGDIIGAKGTIKRTEKGELSVYVKQYAILTKSLLPLPDKWHGLTDVAKRYRQRYVDLIVNPEVRQTFRRRAQITAGIRRFLEERGFLEIETPVLQAEAGGADARPFITYHNTLEMELYLRIATELHLKRLIVGGFEKVFELGRIFRNEGISTRHNPEFTTIEVYQAYADYNDMMALTEGIITTVAKEVLGTLQISYQGQIIDLTPPWRRITMHELVKEYTGLDFNSFQTLAEAKAAGKNAGLENTEDCPSIGKLLNEAFEQKVEANLMQPTFVIDYPVEISPLAKPHRSKPNLVERFELFIVGRETANSFSELTDPIEQRQRLEEQAARKAAGDLEAQGVDEDFLAALEYGLPPTGGLGIGIDRLIMLLTDSPSIRDVIAFPLLKPEKSDSASESST from the coding sequence ATGTCGGAAGAAGATATCCGTGCCACCAGGCTGGAGAAAGTAGAACAGTTAAGACAGCTAGGGATGAATCCCTACGCCTATCATTGGGAATCTACCCACCAAGCAGCACCATTGCAAGAAAAATTTGCCGATCTAGCCAATGGTGAAGAAGTTGATATCGAGGTGGCAGTTGCTGGACGCATTATGGCGCGTCGCGTCTTCGGTAAACTGGCTTTCTTCACATTGCAAGATGAGACGGGTAATATTCAGCTTTATCTAGAGAAAAATCGCATCCAAGAAGGGATGGCAGATATCGACTCTGATGCCTTTAATCACCTCAAACAACTTACAGATGTTGGCGACATTATCGGAGCGAAAGGAACAATCAAACGGACTGAAAAGGGCGAGTTATCAGTTTACGTTAAACAATACGCAATTCTGACTAAATCTCTATTGCCTTTGCCCGATAAGTGGCACGGATTAACAGATGTTGCCAAGCGCTACCGTCAGCGCTACGTAGATTTAATTGTTAACCCTGAAGTAAGACAAACTTTTCGTCGTCGCGCCCAAATTACTGCTGGTATTCGGAGATTCTTAGAAGAACGTGGTTTTTTAGAAATAGAAACTCCTGTTTTGCAAGCAGAAGCAGGAGGAGCGGATGCCCGTCCGTTTATTACTTATCACAATACTTTAGAAATGGAGTTGTATTTGCGAATTGCTACAGAGCTCCATCTGAAGCGGTTAATTGTGGGTGGCTTTGAAAAAGTATTTGAACTGGGGCGAATTTTCCGTAATGAAGGGATTTCTACCCGTCACAACCCAGAATTTACGACAATTGAAGTTTACCAAGCCTACGCTGACTACAATGATATGATGGCATTGACGGAAGGAATTATTACCACCGTCGCCAAAGAAGTACTTGGCACGCTGCAAATTAGCTACCAAGGACAAATCATTGATTTAACACCACCTTGGCGTCGCATCACCATGCACGAGCTGGTGAAGGAGTATACAGGTTTAGATTTCAACTCTTTCCAAACTTTGGCAGAAGCGAAAGCTGCTGGTAAAAATGCCGGATTAGAAAACACAGAAGATTGCCCTTCAATTGGCAAACTTCTCAATGAAGCCTTTGAGCAAAAGGTAGAAGCCAACCTCATGCAGCCTACCTTTGTCATCGATTACCCAGTGGAGATTTCACCACTAGCGAAACCGCATCGTTCCAAGCCTAATTTAGTAGAGCGTTTTGAGTTATTTATTGTCGGGCGAGAAACTGCTAACAGTTTCTCCGAGCTTACCGATCCAATAGAGCAAAGACAACGCTTAGAAGAACAAGCAGCACGAAAAGCAGCAGGTGATTTAGAAGCGCAGGGAGTAGATGAAGACTTTCTTGCAGCTTTGGAATATGGGTTGCCGCCTACAGGTGGATTAGGTATCGGCATAGATCGTTTGATTATGTTGTTGACTGACAGTCCGAGTATTCGGGATGTAATCGCCTTCCCTTTACTCAAACCCGAAAAATCTGACTCAGCCTCAGAATCATCAACTTAG
- a CDS encoding DUF4336 domain-containing protein gives MNAHKHKSKLQAQQQRIHPKDWSWPFWPALPLYPYGRRQTICREIIEDIIWTFDQLQGILYTIAPIRMTLIKLAEGGLLVYAPVAPTAECVRMINELVAEHGDVKYIILPTSSGLEHKIFVGPFARCFPQAQVFVAPHQWSFPFNLPLSWLGFPQKRTQVLSADGSLAPFANEFDYAVLDIDLGRGSFAEVAVFHKRSRTLLVTDSILSVPEDPPAIAQLDPYPLLFHARDNAWEAIEDNPANRRKGWQRISLFAIYFRPHAVETSNLWQAFRDALKAPDHSKKAYFGLFPFRWQEHWQKSFDALRLNGRPFVAPILQTLIFPQAPTQVLNWVDKIATWDFQQIISCHFDSPIQATGRQFRQAFTFLEKKPAISEDLLASQSLPEEDLKFIKELEAGLIKRGIATPPKEKV, from the coding sequence ATGAACGCACACAAACATAAGTCGAAGTTACAAGCGCAACAGCAACGGATACATCCAAAAGATTGGTCATGGCCATTTTGGCCTGCTTTACCACTCTACCCCTACGGCAGACGGCAGACAATTTGCAGGGAAATAATTGAGGATATTATCTGGACATTTGATCAGCTTCAGGGCATTCTCTACACGATCGCCCCAATTCGGATGACACTGATCAAGCTTGCAGAGGGTGGCTTATTGGTTTATGCACCCGTTGCTCCGACGGCTGAGTGTGTGCGTATGATTAACGAGTTGGTAGCAGAGCACGGCGATGTTAAGTATATTATTCTGCCCACTAGTTCCGGTTTGGAACATAAAATTTTTGTTGGTCCCTTCGCCAGATGTTTTCCCCAAGCTCAAGTCTTTGTTGCTCCTCATCAGTGGAGTTTTCCGTTCAATTTGCCATTGAGTTGGCTTGGTTTTCCTCAAAAACGGACTCAAGTACTCTCAGCAGATGGCAGCCTTGCTCCCTTTGCCAATGAGTTTGACTATGCGGTGTTAGATATTGACTTGGGAAGAGGATCTTTTGCAGAAGTTGCAGTCTTTCACAAGCGATCGCGCACTCTGCTTGTCACTGATTCTATTTTGTCTGTGCCAGAAGATCCACCCGCGATCGCCCAATTAGATCCGTATCCGTTGTTGTTTCATGCCAGAGATAATGCTTGGGAAGCGATCGAGGATAATCCAGCAAATCGCCGTAAGGGATGGCAACGCATCTCATTATTTGCGATTTACTTTCGTCCTCATGCGGTGGAAACGAGTAATTTGTGGCAAGCTTTTCGCGATGCACTCAAAGCCCCTGATCATTCAAAAAAAGCGTACTTCGGTTTATTTCCGTTTCGATGGCAAGAACACTGGCAAAAATCATTTGATGCTCTACGCTTAAATGGGCGTCCATTTGTAGCGCCGATTCTGCAAACTCTGATTTTTCCTCAAGCACCAACCCAAGTGCTTAACTGGGTTGACAAAATCGCAACATGGGATTTTCAACAGATAATTTCTTGTCATTTTGATTCACCTATTCAGGCAACTGGGCGTCAATTTCGGCAAGCATTTACTTTCCTTGAGAAAAAACCTGCCATAAGTGAAGATTTATTGGCAAGCCAGTCTTTGCCAGAAGAAGACTTGAAATTTATTAAAGAACTGGAGGCGGGTTTAATTAAGCGCGGTATTGCCACACCACCAAAAGAGAAAGTGTGA
- a CDS encoding class I SAM-dependent methyltransferase: MSETPTQKIQNDFDRIALLEEAQWDHNSHYHSFLLKQLPTVCESILEIGCGTGVFSRLLAERCDRVLAIDLSPKMIEVAQRQFGDYTNINFQVADILKWEFPVEQFDVIASIATVHHLPVENLLSDLQVALKPGGKLVILDLLKSESIQDTFTDLMAVPLNLIFKILKNKRIKPSPEALEAWREHGRTDTYLTLSQAQQIYTHFLPGVNVRRHLFWRYSVVWEKSKNT; the protein is encoded by the coding sequence ATGAGTGAGACGCCAACTCAAAAGATTCAGAATGATTTTGACAGAATTGCACTGTTGGAGGAAGCGCAATGGGATCACAACAGCCACTACCATAGTTTTTTGCTCAAGCAACTACCAACTGTTTGCGAGAGTATTCTGGAAATTGGCTGTGGAACTGGCGTCTTCTCTCGCCTTTTAGCTGAACGTTGTGACAGAGTGCTTGCAATAGACTTATCCCCAAAAATGATAGAAGTTGCTCAAAGGCAGTTTGGAGATTATACAAATATAAATTTCCAGGTTGCCGATATATTGAAGTGGGAGTTTCCAGTTGAGCAATTCGATGTCATTGCCTCTATTGCAACTGTTCATCACTTGCCAGTGGAGAATTTATTGTCTGATTTGCAGGTTGCTTTGAAACCAGGTGGAAAGCTAGTGATTCTAGACTTGCTCAAAAGTGAAAGTATTCAAGATACTTTCACAGATTTAATGGCTGTTCCACTTAACTTGATATTTAAGATCCTCAAAAACAAGCGCATCAAACCGTCACCGGAAGCACTAGAAGCATGGAGAGAGCATGGGCGCACAGATACTTACCTTACCTTATCGCAAGCACAACAAATCTATACACATTTCCTACCAGGAGTAAATGTCAGAAGGCACTTGTTTTGGCGTTATTCAGTAGTATGGGAAAAATCAAAGAATACTTGA
- a CDS encoding gamma-glutamylcyclotransferase, with protein sequence MNKQGRHLRHSWVQSQESANLDSRLQPMQQKEPMFYYFAYGSCMCPVDLKRSLGENTHCYVIGSGILKGYRLGFYRYSQFRKCGVLDIVKDPASTVHGVLYQLPMRVSDRLDEREDVPRGGYRHEFIDVHCQGQVYNRVRTYVVVNKLSKEFAPNDWYFNVVLRGAVTCGLPEEYCWNLFNHMYQLQQKYQLHNSGDQLKH encoded by the coding sequence ATGAACAAGCAGGGCAGACACTTACGTCACAGTTGGGTTCAGTCTCAAGAGTCTGCAAACTTAGACTCAAGACTGCAACCAATGCAACAAAAAGAGCCAATGTTTTACTATTTTGCCTATGGCTCGTGTATGTGTCCGGTAGATTTGAAGCGATCGCTTGGCGAAAATACCCACTGTTATGTGATTGGTTCGGGGATACTCAAAGGTTATCGACTAGGTTTTTATCGCTATTCTCAATTTCGTAAATGTGGAGTGTTGGATATAGTTAAAGATCCAGCTAGCACGGTACACGGTGTACTCTACCAGCTACCTATGCGGGTGAGCGATCGCTTGGATGAACGAGAGGATGTGCCACGCGGTGGTTATCGCCACGAATTTATAGATGTTCACTGCCAGGGGCAAGTTTACAATCGTGTTCGTACTTATGTAGTAGTTAATAAATTATCAAAAGAATTTGCACCTAATGACTGGTACTTTAACGTAGTTTTACGTGGTGCTGTAACTTGCGGATTACCAGAAGAATATTGCTGGAATTTATTTAATCATATGTACCAATTGCAACAGAAGTATCAATTGCATAATTCAGGCGATCAACTCAAGCACTAA
- a CDS encoding class I SAM-dependent methyltransferase has protein sequence MSIKVNNLSKYSAKALNLFLYYILIYKHLISYIISKQDDYLVPPKRIIFIGDGDFRDIGNEFLKYFADYGNLKPDDRVLDVGCGIGRMALPLTNYLSDKGEYWGFDIVKEGIDWCRTIYPIRFKNFHFQLADIYNRTYNHRGYFQASNYKFPYENSYFDFIFLTSVFTHMLLEEIENYISEISRVIKPNKNFLATFFLLNSESLGNINSSLSSLEFKFEIDGGLTTNSHTPEDAVAFDENIIKEIYEKHGLEIYTPIHYGAWCGRDCFVSYQDIIIATKRGK, from the coding sequence ATGAGTATTAAAGTTAATAACCTCAGTAAATATAGTGCCAAAGCCCTCAACTTATTTTTATATTATATATTAATTTATAAACATTTAATATCTTACATAATTAGCAAGCAAGATGATTATTTAGTTCCTCCTAAAAGAATAATTTTTATTGGAGATGGAGATTTTAGAGACATAGGAAATGAATTCCTCAAATATTTTGCGGATTATGGCAATCTCAAACCTGATGATCGAGTTTTAGACGTTGGTTGTGGTATCGGAAGAATGGCACTACCCCTGACTAACTATTTATCCGACAAGGGAGAATATTGGGGATTTGACATAGTTAAAGAGGGTATTGATTGGTGTCGTACTATCTACCCAATTCGGTTTAAAAACTTTCATTTTCAACTTGCTGACATCTATAATAGAACTTACAATCATCGAGGGTATTTTCAAGCGTCTAACTATAAATTCCCTTATGAAAATTCATATTTTGATTTTATCTTTTTAACCTCAGTTTTTACCCATATGCTTCTTGAAGAAATAGAAAATTATATATCAGAAATATCAAGAGTTATAAAGCCAAATAAGAATTTTTTAGCTACATTTTTTTTACTAAATTCAGAATCATTGGGTAATATAAACTCAAGTCTAAGTAGTTTGGAATTTAAGTTTGAAATTGATGGTGGATTAACTACAAATTCTCATACACCAGAAGACGCTGTAGCCTTTGATGAAAATATTATTAAAGAAATTTATGAAAAACACGGTCTAGAAATTTATACTCCTATTCATTATGGTGCTTGGTGTGGAAGAGATTGTTTTGTAAGCTATCAGGATATCATCATAGCTACAAAACGTGGTAAATAA
- a CDS encoding tryptophan 2,3-dioxygenase family protein codes for MERQYFYSIMHGQGTLDYEIYLNTHALLSCQKDYKELCNQDELQFQIVHQSEELWMKLIAYTLLDIDEYIQQENTNRVITLFNRVHEIQKIMIQQLSLLETMSPKEYQEIRIHLGNGSGQESPGFRTIMKMYQPLWNSFKTFYLDKHGLSLEQIYDTGYSHCNAYMVAEALAEYDELFQKFRYHHIQLIHRTIGMGSQSLKGRPVELLESGMRMKFFPELWEIRNKMTDAWGLQYGKIRESIAI; via the coding sequence ATGGAACGCCAGTATTTTTATTCGATTATGCATGGGCAGGGAACGTTGGATTATGAGATTTATTTGAATACTCACGCTTTACTTTCCTGCCAGAAAGACTATAAGGAATTGTGCAACCAAGACGAACTTCAGTTTCAAATTGTTCATCAATCAGAAGAACTTTGGATGAAGCTTATTGCTTATACACTTTTAGATATTGATGAGTATATCCAACAAGAAAATACTAACAGAGTAATTACACTTTTTAATCGAGTGCATGAAATCCAAAAAATCATGATCCAACAATTGAGCCTTTTGGAAACCATGTCACCAAAGGAATATCAGGAGATACGCATACACTTAGGAAATGGCAGTGGACAAGAATCTCCGGGTTTTCGCACTATTATGAAAATGTATCAACCTCTATGGAATTCTTTTAAAACTTTTTATTTGGATAAACATGGACTGAGTTTAGAACAAATTTATGATACAGGGTATTCTCATTGCAATGCTTACATGGTTGCAGAAGCTTTAGCAGAATATGATGAACTGTTCCAAAAATTCCGCTATCATCACATTCAACTGATTCATAGAACTATAGGAATGGGTTCCCAATCTCTGAAAGGACGTCCTGTAGAATTACTAGAAAGTGGAATGCGTATGAAATTTTTTCCAGAGCTTTGGGAAATCAGAAATAAAATGACCGATGCTTGGGGATTACAATACGGTAAAATTAGGGAATCTATTGCTATATAA
- a CDS encoding aminotransferase class V-fold PLP-dependent enzyme → MVNRYKQHFFIPEGIYLLNHSVGCLPQKTAIEQERFFDLWKFQGGKAWEEWLRLIDEFCKSLSTLIHSDSQEVCPQTNVSSAICKILHSLPLRKDRTKILLAENDFPSMGFALSQMERSGYQIKFLPIKDNQLFIDIWKQHLTKDTQLAFITHVNYGNSLLNPVKEIIQYAKEQGIFTVVDIAQSVGVIPIDVGAWNADFVIGSSIKWLCGGPGAAFLWANSESVLSFAPVDVGWFSHENPWEFNIHNFQYANNAKRFWGGTPSVLPFIIAKVGIDEINSIGVDKIRFHNLVLTERIVQAARTKRLTVLTPTEASQRGGTVVIQFNHPQKAYEKFKKENICIDTRVNYGLRFSPHIYNDEEEIDKVIDLMQEED, encoded by the coding sequence ATGGTGAATCGATATAAACAGCACTTTTTTATTCCTGAAGGTATTTATTTACTAAACCACTCGGTAGGATGTCTTCCCCAAAAAACAGCTATAGAACAGGAGCGTTTCTTTGATTTGTGGAAGTTCCAAGGTGGTAAAGCTTGGGAGGAATGGTTGAGATTAATCGATGAATTTTGCAAATCTCTCTCAACCTTAATTCATAGTGATTCTCAAGAAGTTTGTCCTCAAACTAATGTGTCTTCTGCTATTTGCAAAATTCTACATTCGCTTCCACTACGTAAAGACAGAACTAAAATTCTTCTTGCAGAAAATGATTTTCCATCGATGGGATTTGCTTTGTCTCAAATGGAGAGAAGCGGCTACCAAATTAAATTCTTACCAATCAAGGATAATCAATTATTTATAGATATATGGAAACAGCATCTTACAAAAGATACTCAACTTGCGTTTATTACTCATGTTAATTACGGTAACAGCCTCTTAAATCCAGTCAAAGAAATTATTCAATATGCTAAAGAGCAAGGCATCTTTACAGTAGTTGATATTGCCCAATCTGTTGGTGTGATACCGATTGATGTCGGTGCATGGAATGCTGATTTTGTGATAGGCTCGTCTATTAAATGGTTATGTGGAGGCCCAGGTGCTGCATTTCTTTGGGCGAACTCGGAAAGTGTTTTAAGCTTTGCTCCAGTTGATGTGGGTTGGTTTTCTCATGAAAATCCCTGGGAGTTTAATATTCATAATTTTCAATATGCTAATAACGCTAAACGTTTTTGGGGCGGAACTCCCTCTGTTCTCCCTTTTATTATTGCTAAGGTAGGTATTGATGAAATTAACAGCATTGGTGTAGATAAAATTCGCTTTCACAATTTAGTATTGACAGAACGTATAGTTCAGGCTGCTCGAACGAAAAGGTTAACTGTGCTGACGCCTACTGAAGCTTCGCAACGTGGAGGAACGGTGGTTATTCAATTTAATCATCCTCAAAAAGCTTATGAAAAATTCAAAAAAGAAAATATTTGTATTGATACTAGAGTTAACTATGGTTTGCGTTTTTCTCCTCACATATACAATGACGAGGAAGAAATAGATAAAGTCATTGATTTGATGCAAGAAGAAGATTAA
- a CDS encoding selenium-binding family protein, with translation MTHTCCGPGYASPEAAIKAEREKILYAIALYTGTGIEAPDYLATVDVDPNSPTYSQIIHRLPMPYLGDELHHFGWNACSSCHDDSSKSRRFLVIPGLRSSRVYIVDTADARTPKLYKIIEPEEIKAKTNLTAPHTVHCLADSHMMISMLGDGEGNGPGGFLLLDENFDIVGRWERQAEAMQFNYDFWYQPRHNVMVSSEWGAPKTFYPGFDLNDVAAAKYGHHLHFWDWSKHEIIESFDLGEEGIIPLEVRFHHNPESTHGFVGAALSSNVWHWYKSNGNWQLEKVIDVPSQEVEGWPIPVPSLITDILISMDDRFVYFSNWLHGDIRQYDISNPSQPQLTGQVWCGGLLGNGSEVQAHKLAGGPQMLQLSLDGKRLYVTNSLFSSWDNQFYPDLSKTGSYLLQIDCDTENGGMKINQDFYVDFGKEPAGSARAHEIRYPGGDCTSDIWV, from the coding sequence ATGACTCATACTTGTTGCGGGCCTGGTTACGCTTCTCCAGAAGCGGCAATCAAAGCAGAACGCGAAAAGATTCTTTATGCGATCGCCTTATATACGGGTACAGGTATCGAAGCACCAGATTATCTTGCCACTGTAGATGTCGATCCCAATTCTCCGACTTACTCCCAAATCATTCATCGTCTGCCTATGCCCTATCTTGGCGATGAATTACATCATTTTGGCTGGAATGCTTGTAGCTCGTGTCATGATGATAGCAGTAAATCCCGACGCTTTTTAGTTATTCCCGGACTGCGTTCTAGCCGAGTTTATATTGTTGATACGGCAGATGCTCGTACTCCTAAACTTTATAAAATCATTGAACCAGAAGAAATCAAAGCAAAAACCAATTTAACAGCCCCCCATACAGTCCACTGCCTAGCCGATAGCCACATGATGATTTCTATGTTAGGTGATGGCGAAGGCAATGGCCCCGGTGGCTTTTTGTTGCTGGATGAGAATTTTGATATTGTTGGGCGCTGGGAACGTCAAGCCGAAGCCATGCAGTTCAACTACGACTTCTGGTATCAACCGCGACATAACGTCATGGTGAGTAGTGAATGGGGTGCGCCAAAAACTTTTTATCCTGGTTTTGATCTCAATGACGTAGCAGCCGCAAAATACGGGCATCATTTACATTTCTGGGATTGGTCAAAACACGAAATTATTGAAAGTTTTGATTTAGGTGAAGAAGGAATTATCCCCTTAGAAGTGCGTTTTCATCATAACCCTGAGAGTACGCATGGTTTTGTTGGTGCTGCACTCAGCAGTAATGTTTGGCATTGGTACAAATCCAATGGAAATTGGCAACTAGAAAAAGTTATTGATGTGCCATCACAAGAAGTGGAAGGTTGGCCAATCCCTGTGCCATCTTTAATTACTGATATCCTAATTTCAATGGACGATCGCTTTGTTTACTTCTCCAACTGGTTGCACGGCGATATTCGTCAGTATGACATCAGCAACCCTTCCCAACCCCAACTCACGGGACAGGTTTGGTGCGGTGGTTTGCTTGGTAATGGCAGCGAAGTTCAAGCTCATAAATTGGCTGGTGGCCCGCAGATGCTACAACTAAGTTTGGATGGTAAGCGGCTTTATGTCACAAATTCTCTATTTAGTAGTTGGGACAATCAGTTTTACCCAGATTTATCCAAGACAGGTTCCTATTTGTTGCAAATTGACTGCGATACCGAAAATGGCGGTATGAAAATTAACCAGGATTTCTACGTTGATTTTGGTAAAGAACCAGCCGGCTCTGCTCGTGCGCACGAAATACGTTATCCAGGAGGCGATTGCACCTCTGATATTTGGGTATAA
- a CDS encoding ATP-binding cassette domain-containing protein, with protein MSLITLQSVKKDFGIKEILKDASFSLDATDKVGLIGTNGSGKSTLLKMIAGLEPIDSGQIFVNSGVKIIYLPQQPDLDENHTVLEQVFADSGEEMALVREYEEISEQLAHEPENNQLMSRLSAVMQRMDANGAWELETNAKIILSKLGITDFNARIGTLSGGYRKRIALATALLSEPDLLLMDEPTNHLDANSVEWLQSYLNRYRGALLLITHDRYFLDRVTNRIIEIDRGDIYTYSGNYSYYLEKKAEAEESALSSQRKFQGVLRRELEWLKRGPKARSTKQKARIDRISDMQATEFKQAQGKVDISTASRRIGKKVIELENISKAYNGRTLIKNFTYEFNPEDRIGIIGGNGAGKSTLMDIITGRVQPDTGNVDIGTTIHIGYFDQHSEELLTALNDNQRVIEYIKEEGEYVQVADGTKITASQMLERFLFPGNQQYAPIHKLSGGEKRRLFLLRVLMGAPNVLILDEPTNDLDVQTLAILEEYLEDFSGCVIVVSHDRYFLDRTVDTIFALEEEGKIRQYPGNYSVYLDYKKAEEEKQQATNNTKEKPKNLEAEKVNSQPQQPEQKKRRRLSTWERREFEELEGKIAQLEAEKTETEKALSKVPPGNYTQVQKLYEEVETLKQAIDVATERWLELAEMES; from the coding sequence ATGAGTTTGATTACACTGCAATCAGTTAAAAAAGATTTTGGCATTAAAGAAATTCTTAAAGATGCAAGCTTTAGTCTAGATGCGACTGATAAAGTTGGCTTAATTGGTACTAACGGTTCTGGTAAATCAACATTATTAAAAATGATTGCTGGACTAGAACCAATTGATAGTGGGCAAATTTTTGTGAATTCTGGTGTGAAAATTATCTACTTGCCCCAACAGCCAGATTTAGATGAAAATCACACAGTTTTAGAGCAAGTTTTTGCTGATAGTGGTGAAGAAATGGCTTTGGTGCGTGAGTATGAAGAAATTTCCGAGCAACTAGCTCACGAGCCAGAAAATAATCAGTTGATGTCTCGCCTTTCGGCGGTGATGCAGCGTATGGATGCAAATGGAGCTTGGGAACTAGAAACCAATGCTAAAATCATCCTCTCAAAATTAGGAATTACAGATTTTAATGCTCGCATCGGAACTTTGTCTGGAGGTTACCGCAAGCGTATCGCCTTAGCCACAGCTTTGCTATCAGAACCAGATTTATTACTGATGGATGAGCCAACAAACCATTTAGATGCAAATTCTGTCGAGTGGTTGCAAAGTTATTTAAATCGTTATCGCGGTGCATTGCTTTTGATTACTCACGATCGCTATTTTTTAGATCGTGTCACCAACCGCATTATTGAAATTGATCGAGGCGATATTTACACCTACTCTGGGAATTATTCATACTATCTAGAAAAGAAAGCCGAAGCCGAAGAATCCGCTCTGAGCAGTCAGCGTAAATTTCAGGGAGTATTGCGGCGCGAATTGGAATGGTTGAAAAGAGGGCCAAAAGCCAGAAGTACTAAACAAAAAGCTAGAATAGATCGGATTAGTGATATGCAAGCAACTGAGTTTAAACAAGCTCAGGGAAAAGTTGATATTTCTACAGCCAGTCGTCGGATCGGCAAAAAAGTTATCGAACTGGAAAATATCTCCAAAGCCTACAATGGGCGTACCCTAATTAAAAATTTTACCTACGAATTTAACCCAGAAGACCGGATTGGAATTATCGGCGGTAACGGTGCAGGTAAGTCTACATTGATGGATATTATTACCGGGCGCGTACAGCCGGATACTGGTAATGTGGACATTGGTACTACCATTCACATTGGCTATTTTGACCAACATTCTGAAGAATTACTGACAGCCTTGAACGACAATCAGCGCGTGATTGAATACATTAAAGAAGAAGGTGAATACGTTCAAGTTGCTGATGGCACTAAAATTACTGCATCCCAAATGTTAGAACGATTTTTGTTTCCTGGGAATCAGCAATATGCTCCCATTCATAAACTTTCTGGAGGAGAAAAACGACGCTTATTTTTATTGCGCGTTTTGATGGGTGCGCCGAATGTTTTGATATTAGATGAACCGACGAATGATTTGGATGTACAAACGTTAGCAATTTTGGAAGAATATTTAGAAGATTTTAGTGGCTGTGTAATTGTTGTTTCCCACGATCGCTATTTTCTCGATCGGACAGTAGATACTATATTTGCTCTCGAAGAAGAAGGAAAGATTCGACAGTATCCTGGTAATTATTCAGTTTATCTAGATTACAAAAAAGCTGAAGAAGAAAAGCAGCAAGCAACTAACAATACTAAGGAAAAGCCGAAAAATCTAGAGGCAGAAAAAGTAAATTCTCAGCCCCAACAACCAGAACAAAAAAAACGGCGCAGGCTCTCAACTTGGGAAAGGCGGGAATTTGAAGAACTTGAAGGTAAAATTGCCCAATTAGAAGCCGAGAAAACAGAAACAGAAAAAGCGCTCTCCAAAGTGCCACCAGGAAATTACACCCAAGTACAAAAACTCTACGAAGAGGTGGAAACATTGAAGCAGGCAATAGATGTGGCGACAGAGCGCTGGTTAGAATTAGCTGAAATGGAGTCTTAG
- a CDS encoding DUF1824 family protein — translation MSSKNQTNFTIADAKKVLNKFNCVDIAPKIKPSEKSLIREALLLIAKLSDYQILGICADTEAEGMLAMKTYSLALGYEPPSNLPAIEGPVYIKLNGKNGVCNIDSYFGHHRGVLVSCQSFSPHGINEMYGHLPLDLFV, via the coding sequence ATGTCAAGCAAAAATCAGACTAACTTCACGATCGCAGACGCTAAAAAAGTTCTTAACAAGTTTAATTGCGTAGATATTGCACCAAAAATTAAGCCGTCAGAAAAGTCTTTAATTCGTGAAGCTTTACTTTTGATTGCCAAACTTTCTGATTACCAAATTTTAGGTATTTGTGCTGATACAGAAGCAGAAGGAATGTTAGCGATGAAAACATATTCCTTGGCTTTGGGTTATGAACCACCAAGTAATTTACCTGCTATTGAGGGGCCTGTTTATATTAAATTAAACGGCAAAAATGGTGTATGTAATATCGACTCTTACTTTGGGCATCATCGTGGTGTTTTAGTATCATGTCAATCTTTTTCTCCTCATGGTATTAACGAAATGTATGGTCATTTACCACTTGATTTATTTGTATAG